One genomic segment of Esox lucius isolate fEsoLuc1 chromosome 15, fEsoLuc1.pri, whole genome shotgun sequence includes these proteins:
- the cdkn3 gene encoding cyclin-dependent kinase inhibitor 3 translates to MVYLPVAMRTSEFDSSSDEEEVGEDQLTPFQISWLPLSIVDCSQFLGICPLPGCKFKDVRRNLQRDIGELQKHGVQDVFVFCTRGELHKYRVPGLLETYRQQGLVVHHLPFPDGGTPELDQCCQILEGLQANLQNNRTTVIHCYGGLGRSGLMAACLLLQLSVSMTPNKAIEILREHRGGGAIQTVKQYNFLHEFREKYSAYQETKVISTERSVSR, encoded by the exons ATGGTGTATTTG CCAGTGGCAATGAGGACCAGTGAGTTTGATTCATCCTCAGACGAAGAGGAGGTTGGCGAAGACCAGCTTACACCATTCCAGATCTCTTG GTTGCCTTTATCCATAGTGGATTGCTCCCAGTTTCTTGGAATATGTCCTTTGCCTGGATGCAAATTCAAAGATGTCAGAAGAAATCTGCAAAGAGATATCG GGGAGCTGCAGAAACACGGTGTGCAGGACGTGTTCGTGTTCTGCACCAGAGGGGAGCTCCACAAGTACCGCGTCCCTGGCCTGCTGGAGACGTACCGACAGCAGGGCCTCGTGGTGCACCACCTGCCTTTTCCTGACGGAGGCACCCCCGAGCTGGACCAGTGCTGCCAGATACTGGAGGGACTTCAAGCCAACCTGCAGAACAACAGGACTACGGTCATCCA TTGTTACGGGGGCTTGGGTCGCTCCGGACTAA TGGCTGCCTGTCTGCTGCTTCAGTTATCAGTTTCCATGACTCCCAACAAAGCTATTGAGATCCTCCGAGAGCACAGAGGGGGCGGAGCCATACAAACTGTCAAG CAATACAATTTCTTGCACGAGTTCCGGGAAAAATACTCTGCCTACCAAGAAACCAAAGTCATCTCGACCGAGCGATCTGTTTCGCGGTGA